A part of Larkinella insperata genomic DNA contains:
- a CDS encoding putative Ig domain-containing protein, with product MPQAYTLKKKQPKKPTEEELKKAGFNFISSQLKGDKQGRLNISASLQNPTSLQFGPDGRLYVTQLNGLIKVFTIVKNGPNNYSIANQEVINLINEIPNHNDDGSLAPSITVRQVTGLVVTGSASVPIIYVSSSDSRMGGPAGDLNLDTNSGIISKLTKTSTGWDKIDLVRGLPRSEENHSVEGMAKDGNMLYLAIGGHTNAGSPSTTFAYTPEYALSAAVLSIDLAAIEAMSTKGTGPNKYKYDIPTLDDPTRPGNPDANDPFGGNDGLNQAKIVPGGPVQVFATGFRNAYDLVITKARKMYVTDNGANPGWGGHPQNEGTPNVNNNYVSGEPGSTTAGPNDPRVNNLDHFHYVGDLRNYVSGSYYAGHPNPIRANPAGAGLYTHDGQLGVWRTTKSGLDPLPADWPPVPVSMANPIESDFQNPGETNNALLTFNSSTNGIAEYTASNFNNGLKGHLLAASFDGTIQDIELTADGTDVLNSRGAKRRNLKNPFASNFAPDPAQPLDITAQGDNDIFPGTVWVVCYLQNSIYVFEPREDPENCVAAYSTSFDDDGDGYSNADEIDNGTNPCTSASRPSDADGDFLSDFNDPDDDNDGLNDDVDYFALDPNNGMTTRLPVHYEMFNNDPGTGLFGLGFTGLMLPKQTGIDYLDLFDDENLIAGGAVGALGIEETSPGDAFQGLNTQENGFQFGVNTSASAGPYTAQTRLLGAFFNSQIPKANQSEGLFIGVGDQENYLKIVLGANGTVPSLQVVYENNGVATSNSYSLPGGMPAGTLDLFLSVDPATGKVQPKYSKDGGQITNAGPAIQVSGPLLQSIKGQTALAVGIISTARGSTPFTATWDFMRVTLDAPTNIAPVLAAIGNKAGTVNQAMTFTAQATDADVPGQTLTFSVAGPSGAKIGAATGVFTWTPTASGVYSLTVKVSDNGSPVLSDEEIITVNVADGAIRINSGGPAFTASGGRVFSADTYFSGGTNSSVSAATAIANTEDDALYQNDHYGTFTYNVPVTNGYYKVILHFAETFPLVVDGSTTRDFHLDIEGVRKLTNYDIAQRAGGVLKAIQETIGVTVTDGVLNISFIKGTSQSPTISAFEIVPASAPANEPPIVTTPFIDQSSVADEAFSYTYSATAFTDPEGQPITLTAGLEDNSSLPSWLSFNTTTRVFSGTPPKNCPNLAIKVTATDSQGGSASDIFWLTVITPTENVPPMLAPIGNKTATVGQPLNFRVRATDSNLPAQTITYSVAGPASATMNPTTGDFSWTPATTGTFSLTIKATDNGSPVLSAQEVITVTVTAAQTGNSVVRINAAGSAYFASGNRVFVTDTYFDGGLTATVGNVPIDNTEDDALYQAERYGNFSYNIPLNSGYYNVILHFAETYSGVINGTVSRKFNVDMEGIRKLTEYDVFQKAGGGRTAVQETFGISVTDGTLNISFSQGSSQSPKVNAIEVTPTTPPANQPPVVANPLLDQTATVGTSFAYQFAANSFADPNGDAMTYTATLANNANLPSWLSFTASTRRFSGTPPSGSAGSITVKVTARDGKGGTSSDDFVITINVPNQAPVLTALSNQTIATGETLNVTAQATDANVPAQTLTYSLTGPSGASINANTGVISWTPTRTGTSSFTVKVTDNGSPALSDQKVFTVTVILPAIRINAGGPSFAASGSRQFAADAYFSGGSTANAGNVPIDNTVDDALYQTERFGDFSYAVPVSNGYYNLILHFAETFSGVISGSTTRKFHVDVEGVRRLTEYDIAQKAGGTLKAMQETLGVNVTDGTLNVAFSTGSSQSPKVNAIEIVPATAPANQAPVLTAISNQTLTAGQTLSLTAQATDPDFPVQTLTYSVSGPSGASINASTGAFNWTPTTTGTFSLSIKATDNGSPALSDQKVFSVTVSAAAQSLVSFSLINATSDQEIKVMSDGETVNLATLASRSINIRANTSPATVGSVRMVLSGPLNRTQVDNGAPYALFGNSGSDYTGWTPAVGSYTLTATPYTATAAGGTAGTPLTISFTVIDQAPVTNTAPVLASIGNKIVTLGQPLSFTAQATDSDVPAQTLTYSVSGPSGASINASTGAFSWTPTTTGTFSLTIKAADNGSPALSDQKVFSVTVSAAAQSLVSFSLINATSDQEIKVMSDGETVNLATLASRSINIRANTNPGTVGSVRMVLSGKQSRNQVDNGAPYALFGDSNGNFNNWAPAVGSYTLTATPYTATAAGGTAGTPLTISFTVIDQAPVTNTAPVLASIGNKIVTLGQPLSFTAQATDSDVPAQTLTYSVSGPSGASINASTGAFNWTPTTTGTFSLSIKATDNGSPALSDQKVFSVTVSAAAQSLVSFSLINATSDQEIKVMSDGETVNLATLASRSISIRANTSPATVGSVRMVLSGPLNRTQVDNGAPYALFGNSGSDYTSWTPAVGSYTLTATPYTATAAGGTAGTPLTISFTVIDQAPVTNTAPVLASIGNKIVTLGQPLSFTAQATDSDVPAQTLTYSLTGPASASINASTGAFNWTPTTTGTVSLTIKVTDSGSPALSAQEVITVTVNTAAPTNQPPVVATALVNQSAKVGTAFSYQFSAGSFTDADGDALTYTASLENNAALPAWLSFNASSRTFSGTPTSSTPASLSVKVTANDGKGGSVSSSFVISISPANSAPVLASVGDKTITLGQTLSFTAQATDSDVPAQTLTYSVSGPSGASINASTGAFSWTPTTTGTFSLTIKAADNGSPALSDQKVFSVTVSAAAQSLVSFSLINATSDQEIKVMSDGETVNLATLASRSINIRANTNPGTVGSVRMVLSGKQSRNQVDNGAPYALFGDSNGNFNNWAPAVGSYTLTATPYTATAAGGTAGTPLTISFTVIDQASGARILTDRDSETAEIKVTYSPNPFYQYFTLKVQGKGNESLPIVIYDMYGRESLRLEDAQPEQTIHMGKEYVPGVYLLQLGVGKTARRYRIIKTQ from the coding sequence GTGCCGCAAGCCTACACGCTCAAGAAAAAACAACCGAAGAAACCGACGGAGGAAGAGTTGAAGAAAGCGGGTTTCAACTTTATCTCCAGTCAGTTAAAGGGTGACAAACAGGGGCGTTTAAACATTTCAGCCTCCTTGCAAAATCCCACCTCGTTGCAGTTTGGACCGGACGGTAGGCTCTACGTTACTCAGTTGAATGGGCTGATCAAGGTTTTTACCATTGTCAAAAACGGCCCGAACAATTATTCCATCGCCAATCAGGAGGTTATCAACCTAATCAACGAAATTCCGAACCACAACGACGACGGTTCGTTAGCCCCCAGCATTACCGTCCGGCAGGTCACCGGGCTGGTGGTCACGGGGTCGGCTTCCGTGCCTATCATCTATGTCAGTTCGAGCGATAGTCGCATGGGGGGGCCTGCCGGCGATTTGAATCTGGATACCAATTCCGGTATTATTTCAAAGCTGACGAAAACTTCCACCGGCTGGGACAAGATCGATTTGGTTCGGGGATTGCCCCGTTCGGAAGAGAACCACTCGGTGGAGGGCATGGCCAAAGACGGAAATATGCTCTACCTGGCAATTGGTGGCCATACCAACGCCGGTTCGCCCTCAACAACGTTTGCCTATACGCCCGAATACGCCTTGTCGGCGGCTGTGCTGTCCATTGACCTGGCGGCCATCGAAGCCATGTCAACGAAAGGAACAGGGCCTAATAAATACAAATACGACATTCCAACGCTCGACGATCCGACCCGCCCGGGTAACCCGGATGCCAATGATCCTTTCGGTGGAAACGATGGGTTGAACCAGGCCAAAATTGTACCGGGTGGCCCGGTGCAGGTCTTTGCTACCGGTTTCCGAAATGCCTATGACCTGGTGATCACCAAAGCCCGGAAAATGTACGTTACAGACAACGGAGCCAATCCCGGTTGGGGCGGACACCCGCAAAATGAAGGGACCCCCAATGTCAATAATAATTATGTTTCCGGCGAGCCCGGTTCGACAACCGCTGGTCCGAACGACCCCCGGGTGAATAACCTCGACCATTTTCACTACGTAGGCGATCTTAGGAATTATGTGTCGGGAAGTTATTACGCCGGACACCCCAACCCAATTCGGGCCAATCCCGCCGGAGCCGGACTCTACACGCACGATGGGCAATTGGGGGTGTGGCGTACCACAAAATCTGGTCTGGACCCGCTGCCAGCCGACTGGCCACCCGTGCCGGTCAGTATGGCGAACCCAATCGAGTCTGATTTTCAGAATCCGGGTGAGACCAACAACGCCCTGCTGACCTTTAACAGTTCAACAAACGGGATCGCCGAATATACGGCTTCCAATTTTAACAACGGCTTGAAAGGCCACTTGCTGGCCGCTTCCTTCGATGGTACGATTCAGGATATTGAGCTGACGGCCGACGGGACGGATGTGCTCAACAGCCGGGGCGCCAAGCGGAGGAACCTGAAAAACCCCTTTGCTTCCAATTTTGCGCCGGACCCGGCACAACCGCTGGATATTACGGCCCAGGGCGACAACGATATTTTTCCCGGCACGGTGTGGGTCGTGTGCTACCTGCAGAACTCGATCTATGTTTTCGAACCGCGCGAAGATCCGGAAAATTGCGTAGCGGCTTACAGCACCAGTTTTGATGATGACGGTGATGGCTACAGCAATGCCGATGAAATCGATAACGGCACCAACCCGTGTACCTCGGCCAGCCGGCCCAGCGACGCCGACGGTGATTTCCTGTCCGATTTCAATGATCCCGATGACGATAACGATGGCTTGAACGACGATGTAGATTATTTCGCTCTCGATCCAAATAACGGGATGACCACGCGCCTGCCGGTGCATTATGAGATGTTTAACAACGATCCGGGAACGGGTTTGTTTGGGCTGGGTTTTACGGGGCTGATGCTGCCCAAACAAACCGGAATAGATTACCTGGATTTGTTCGACGACGAGAATTTGATTGCTGGCGGGGCCGTGGGGGCGTTAGGGATCGAAGAAACATCACCCGGCGATGCGTTTCAGGGACTCAATACGCAGGAGAACGGTTTCCAGTTTGGGGTCAATACCAGCGCCAGCGCAGGACCATATACCGCCCAGACCCGGTTGCTGGGGGCTTTCTTCAACAGCCAGATTCCCAAGGCTAACCAATCGGAGGGCTTGTTTATCGGGGTGGGTGATCAGGAAAACTACCTGAAAATTGTTTTGGGGGCAAATGGTACGGTACCGAGTCTGCAGGTGGTGTATGAGAATAACGGTGTTGCTACGAGCAACTCGTATTCATTGCCCGGCGGTATGCCGGCCGGAACGCTTGATCTGTTTTTGTCGGTTGATCCGGCAACGGGTAAAGTTCAGCCGAAATACTCCAAAGACGGAGGGCAGATTACTAACGCAGGCCCGGCCATTCAGGTGAGTGGCCCGCTGCTGCAATCCATCAAAGGGCAAACGGCTCTGGCGGTGGGAATTATTTCAACCGCGCGTGGGTCCACGCCGTTTACGGCTACCTGGGATTTTATGCGCGTGACTCTGGACGCCCCGACAAACATTGCCCCGGTGCTGGCTGCAATTGGAAACAAGGCCGGAACGGTAAATCAGGCAATGACTTTTACGGCCCAGGCCACCGATGCGGACGTGCCCGGACAAACGCTGACGTTCAGTGTAGCCGGTCCGTCGGGAGCCAAGATCGGGGCCGCTACCGGGGTGTTTACCTGGACGCCGACGGCAAGCGGGGTGTATAGTCTGACGGTGAAAGTGTCCGACAACGGTTCACCGGTGCTATCGGATGAAGAAATCATTACCGTCAACGTAGCAGATGGTGCCATTCGAATTAACTCGGGTGGACCGGCTTTCACGGCATCCGGTGGGCGGGTTTTTAGTGCAGATACCTATTTCTCGGGTGGTACGAACTCGTCGGTGTCGGCGGCAACGGCCATTGCCAACACCGAGGATGATGCCTTGTACCAAAACGATCATTACGGTACATTTACGTACAACGTGCCCGTCACGAATGGCTACTACAAAGTCATTCTGCACTTTGCCGAAACCTTCCCGCTCGTTGTCGACGGTTCAACTACCCGCGACTTTCACCTGGATATTGAGGGCGTCCGGAAATTGACTAATTACGATATTGCGCAGCGGGCAGGCGGTGTGCTGAAAGCCATTCAGGAAACCATCGGAGTTACCGTCACGGATGGCGTATTGAACATTAGTTTCATCAAGGGTACCTCACAAAGTCCCACGATTTCGGCTTTTGAAATTGTACCCGCCAGTGCTCCTGCCAACGAACCGCCAATTGTCACGACGCCCTTTATCGACCAGTCTTCTGTTGCTGATGAGGCATTCAGTTATACCTACAGTGCGACGGCTTTCACCGATCCGGAAGGGCAGCCCATCACACTGACGGCCGGATTGGAGGACAATTCTTCCTTGCCGTCCTGGTTAAGTTTCAATACCACAACCCGGGTGTTTAGCGGAACACCCCCGAAAAATTGTCCTAACCTAGCGATAAAAGTGACCGCCACGGACAGCCAGGGGGGGAGCGCCAGTGACATTTTTTGGCTTACGGTAATTACCCCCACCGAGAATGTTCCGCCCATGTTGGCCCCGATTGGTAACAAAACCGCTACCGTAGGCCAGCCGCTGAATTTCCGGGTTCGGGCCACTGATAGCAACCTGCCCGCTCAGACCATTACGTACAGCGTTGCGGGACCGGCATCGGCTACGATGAATCCGACTACGGGAGATTTTAGCTGGACACCGGCTACCACCGGCACCTTCAGCCTGACCATCAAAGCAACCGACAACGGCTCACCGGTTTTATCGGCTCAGGAAGTCATCACGGTTACCGTCACAGCCGCCCAGACCGGCAACTCGGTGGTGCGGATTAATGCAGCCGGGTCTGCCTACTTTGCTTCGGGTAATCGGGTTTTTGTAACCGATACCTATTTTGACGGAGGTCTTACGGCGACCGTTGGAAATGTGCCTATCGACAATACCGAGGATGATGCATTATACCAGGCCGAGCGGTACGGAAATTTTAGCTATAATATTCCCCTCAACAGCGGTTACTACAACGTCATTCTGCACTTTGCCGAAACCTACTCCGGGGTGATCAACGGCACAGTGAGCCGAAAATTCAACGTAGACATGGAAGGAATACGGAAGCTCACCGAGTATGATGTGTTTCAAAAAGCTGGTGGAGGAAGGACGGCAGTTCAGGAGACATTCGGGATTAGTGTGACGGATGGCACGCTCAACATTTCCTTTAGTCAGGGTTCGTCGCAAAGCCCCAAGGTCAATGCCATTGAGGTTACCCCGACAACTCCTCCCGCGAACCAGCCCCCGGTTGTCGCCAATCCCCTGCTAGATCAGACCGCAACCGTGGGCACCAGCTTTGCGTATCAGTTTGCTGCAAACAGCTTCGCCGATCCGAATGGGGATGCCATGACCTATACGGCTACGCTGGCAAATAATGCAAATCTGCCAAGCTGGCTAAGCTTTACTGCCAGTACCCGCCGATTTAGCGGCACTCCGCCTTCGGGCAGCGCGGGCAGCATCACCGTTAAGGTGACGGCCCGTGATGGCAAAGGCGGCACGAGCAGCGATGACTTTGTAATAACGATCAATGTCCCCAACCAGGCCCCGGTCTTAACGGCGCTTAGCAACCAGACGATAGCAACAGGAGAGACGCTGAATGTGACGGCGCAGGCTACCGATGCCAATGTGCCGGCTCAGACGCTGACCTACAGCCTGACCGGACCGAGTGGTGCCAGCATCAACGCCAACACGGGGGTGATCAGCTGGACGCCCACTAGGACGGGAACCAGCAGTTTCACCGTCAAGGTGACCGATAACGGTTCTCCGGCCTTGTCGGATCAGAAAGTTTTTACAGTCACGGTAATTTTGCCTGCCATACGGATCAATGCCGGGGGACCTTCCTTTGCGGCCAGCGGAAGCCGGCAATTCGCGGCTGATGCATACTTTAGCGGAGGCAGCACGGCCAACGCCGGCAATGTACCCATCGATAATACCGTCGATGACGCGCTATACCAAACCGAACGCTTTGGTGACTTTAGCTATGCCGTTCCCGTCAGCAACGGCTATTATAACCTAATCCTGCACTTCGCCGAAACCTTCTCGGGGGTGATCAGCGGGTCAACTACCCGTAAGTTTCATGTGGATGTGGAAGGGGTTCGTCGACTGACTGAGTATGACATTGCTCAGAAAGCGGGGGGCACGCTCAAGGCCATGCAGGAAACGTTAGGGGTGAATGTTACGGATGGGACGTTAAATGTTGCCTTCAGTACGGGCAGCTCGCAGAGCCCCAAAGTCAATGCCATTGAGATTGTACCAGCTACTGCTCCGGCCAATCAGGCACCGGTTTTAACGGCGATCAGCAACCAGACGCTGACGGCCGGCCAGACACTGAGTCTGACAGCCCAAGCCACCGACCCTGACTTCCCTGTTCAAACGCTGACCTACAGTGTGTCGGGTCCATCGGGTGCCAGCATCAACGCCAGTACGGGGGCCTTCAATTGGACGCCGACAACCACCGGCACCTTCAGCCTGAGCATCAAAGCAACCGACAACGGCTCACCCGCACTGTCGGATCAAAAGGTCTTCAGCGTGACGGTCAGTGCGGCTGCTCAGTCGCTGGTCAGCTTCAGTTTGATCAACGCCACCAGTGATCAGGAGATTAAGGTGATGAGTGATGGGGAGACGGTCAACCTGGCTACGCTGGCTTCGCGCAGCATCAACATCCGGGCCAACACCAGTCCGGCCACGGTGGGCTCGGTGCGGATGGTGTTGAGTGGACCACTTAACCGCACCCAGGTTGACAACGGGGCACCTTATGCCCTGTTTGGCAACTCTGGCAGCGATTACACCGGCTGGACGCCAGCGGTGGGCAGTTACACGCTGACGGCCACGCCATACACGGCCACAGCCGCCGGGGGCACGGCGGGTACTCCGCTGACGATCAGCTTCACGGTTATCGATCAGGCCCCTGTCACCAACACGGCCCCGGTGCTGGCATCCATCGGCAATAAAATCGTTACGCTGGGTCAGCCGCTAAGCTTCACAGCTCAGGCCACCGATAGTGACGTGCCGGCTCAGACGCTGACCTACAGTGTGTCGGGTCCATCGGGTGCCAGCATCAACGCCAGCACGGGGGCCTTCAGCTGGACGCCGACAACGACCGGCACCTTTAGCCTGACCATCAAAGCAGCCGACAACGGCTCACCCGCACTGTCGGATCAAAAGGTCTTCAGCGTGACGGTCAGTGCGGCTGCTCAGTCGCTGGTCAGCTTCAGTTTGATCAACGCCACCAGTGATCAGGAGATTAAGGTGATGAGTGATGGGGAGACGGTCAACCTGGCCACGCTGGCTTCGCGCAGCATCAACATCCGGGCCAACACTAACCCTGGTACGGTGGGTTCGGTGCGGATGGTGTTGAGTGGCAAGCAGAGCCGTAACCAGGTTGACAACGGGGCACCCTACGCCCTGTTTGGCGACAGCAACGGCAACTTCAACAACTGGGCACCAGCGGTGGGCAGTTACACACTGACGGCCACGCCATACACGGCTACGGCCGCCGGGGGCACGGCGGGTACTCCGCTAACGATCAGCTTCACGGTTATCGATCAGGCCCCTGTCACCAACACGGCCCCGGTGCTGGCATCCATCGGCAATAAAATCGTTACGCTGGGTCAGCCGCTAAGCTTCACAGCTCAGGCCACCGATAGTGATGTGCCGGCTCAGACGCTGACCTACAGTGTGTCGGGTCCATCGGGTGCCAGCATCAACGCCAGTACGGGGGCCTTCAATTGGACGCCGACAACCACCGGCACCTTCAGCCTGAGCATCAAAGCAACCGACAACGGCTCACCCGCACTGTCGGATCAAAAGGTCTTCAGCGTGACGGTCAGTGCGGCTGCTCAGTCGCTGGTCAGCTTCAGTTTGATCAACGCCACCAGTGATCAGGAGATTAAGGTGATGAGTGATGGGGAGACGGTCAACCTGGCTACGCTGGCTTCGCGCAGCATCAGCATCCGGGCCAACACCAGTCCGGCCACGGTGGGCTCGGTGCGGATGGTGTTGAGTGGACCACTTAACCGCACCCAGGTTGACAACGGGGCACCTTATGCCCTGTTTGGCAACTCTGGCAGCGATTACACCAGCTGGACACCAGCGGTGGGCAGTTACACGCTGACGGCCACGCCATACACGGCCACAGCCGCCGGGGGGACGGCGGGTACTCCGCTAACGATCAGCTTCACGGTTATCGATCAGGCCCCTGTCACCAACACGGCCCCGGTGCTGGCATCCATCGGCAATAAAATCGTTACGCTGGGTCAGCCGCTGAGCTTCACAGCTCAGGCCACCGATAGCGACGTGCCGGCTCAAACGCTGACCTACAGCCTGACGGGCCCGGCATCGGCCAGCATCAACGCCAGCACGGGGGCCTTCAACTGGACGCCCACCACAACGGGTACGGTGAGTTTGACCATCAAGGTGACCGACAGCGGTTCGCCCGCTCTGTCGGCGCAGGAAGTCATCACGGTGACGGTCAACACGGCCGCCCCCACCAACCAGCCCCCGGTGGTAGCCACGGCGTTGGTGAATCAAAGCGCCAAGGTGGGTACGGCCTTCAGCTACCAGTTCAGCGCGGGCAGCTTCACAGATGCCGATGGGGATGCCTTGACCTACACGGCCAGCCTGGAGAACAATGCGGCCCTGCCGGCCTGGCTGAGCTTCAACGCCAGCAGTCGCACCTTCAGCGGTACACCGACCAGCAGTACACCGGCCAGTCTGAGTGTGAAGGTGACGGCCAATGATGGCAAAGGCGGCAGTGTCAGCAGCAGTTTTGTGATCAGCATCAGCCCGGCCAACAGCGCCCCGGTGCTGGCCAGCGTTGGCGACAAAACCATCACGCTGGGTCAAACGCTAAGCTTCACGGCTCAAGCGACGGATAGCGACGTGCCGGCTCAGACGCTGACTTACAGTGTGTCGGGTCCATCGGGTGCCAGCATCAACGCCAGCACGGGGGCCTTCAGCTGGACGCCGACAACGACCGGCACCTTTAGCCTGACCATCAAAGCAGCCGACAACGGCTCACCCGCTCTGTCGGATCAAAAGGTCTTCAGCGTGACGGTCAGTGCGGCTGCTCAGTCGCTGGTCAGCTTCAGTTTGATCAACGCCACCAGTGATCAGGAGATTAAGGTGATGAGTGATGGGGAGACGGTCAACCTGGCCACGCTGGCTTCGCGCAGCATCAACATCCGGGCCAACACTAACCCTGGTACGGTGGGTTCGGTGCGGATGGTGTTGAGTGGCAAGCAGAGCCGTAACCAGGTTGACAACGGGGCACCCTACGCCCTGTTTGGCGACAGCAACGGCAACTTCAACAACTGGGCACCAGCGGTGGGCAGTTACACACTGACGGCCACGCCATACACGGCTACGGCAGCCGGGGGCACGGCGGGCACTCCGCTGACGATCAGCTTCACGGTCATCGATCAGGCATCCGGAGCACGTATACTGACTGATCGAGATTCAGAAACAGCGGAGATTAAGGTGACGTATTCTCCCAATCCTTTCTATCAGTATTTTACGTTAAAGGTACAAGGTAAAGGAAACGAAAGCTTGCCCATCGTTATTTATGATATGTACGGCAGGGAAAGCTTGAGACTGGAGGATGCGCAGCCCGAACAAACCATTCATATGGGAAAAGAATACGTTCCGGGTGTTTATCTCTTACAACTAGGTGTTGGTAAGACGGCCAGGCGTTACCGAATCATAAAAACGCAATAA